Proteins co-encoded in one Desulfomicrobium macestii genomic window:
- the groES gene encoding co-chaperone GroES, with amino-acid sequence MKLRPLHDRILVKRLEEEQVTKGGIIIPDSAKEKPIKGEVVAAGPGKVAEDGKQIPMGVKTGDKVIFNKYAGTEIKIEGEELLIMREDDILAVIEA; translated from the coding sequence ATGAAACTCAGACCACTGCACGACCGTATTCTGGTCAAGCGTCTCGAAGAGGAGCAGGTAACCAAAGGCGGCATCATCATCCCCGATTCCGCAAAGGAAAAGCCCATCAAGGGTGAAGTGGTTGCCGCCGGTCCGGGCAAGGTCGCCGAAGACGGAAAGCAGATCCCCATGGGCGTCAAGACCGGCGACAAGGTGATCTTCAACAAGTACGCCGGCACCGAGATCAAGATCGAAGGTGAGGAACTCCTCATCATGCGTGAAGACGACATCCTCGCTGTTATCGAAGCCTAA
- the serS gene encoding serine--tRNA ligase, with protein sequence MLDIKFIRSNPDEVKNGLRKRRSKLDLEPFLAIDQKRRDLLLEAEDLKARRNQASGEMARMKKAGENADTLLAELGIMSTRIKVLDEELKDIEQQTSDWVMSIPNVPHSSVPEGVDEADNLEVRSWGEKPAMPFAPKEHWELGTALGGLDFETAAKITGSRFVILKGWAAKLERALISFMLDVQTLENGYDEVMPPVIVNRESLMGTGQLPKFEEDLFHLENTSYYLIPTAEVPVTNIYRDTTLAESALPIAHCAYTACFRSEAGSYGKDTKGMIRQHQFDKVELVRFVHPDSSYNELEKLLGHAESILQKLGLPYRVVTLCAGDLGFSSAKTYDIEVWLPGQDKYREISSCSNFEDFQARRAGIRFKPADAKKSRLVHTLNGSGLAVGRTMVAILENYQQADGSVLVPEVLRPYMNGLEKIELKKD encoded by the coding sequence ATGCTCGACATCAAATTTATCAGATCAAATCCGGACGAGGTCAAAAACGGACTGCGCAAACGCCGCAGCAAGCTGGACCTTGAACCTTTCCTGGCCATCGACCAGAAAAGGCGCGACCTGCTCCTTGAGGCCGAAGACCTGAAAGCCCGCCGCAATCAGGCCTCCGGCGAGATGGCCCGGATGAAGAAGGCCGGCGAGAACGCCGATACCCTCCTGGCCGAGCTTGGCATCATGTCGACGCGCATCAAGGTCCTGGACGAGGAGCTCAAGGACATTGAGCAGCAGACTTCGGACTGGGTCATGTCCATTCCCAACGTCCCGCACTCCTCCGTGCCCGAGGGCGTGGACGAGGCGGACAACCTGGAAGTGCGCAGCTGGGGCGAGAAACCCGCCATGCCCTTCGCCCCCAAGGAGCATTGGGAGCTGGGCACGGCCCTGGGCGGACTCGATTTCGAGACCGCGGCCAAGATCACGGGCAGCCGCTTCGTGATCCTCAAGGGATGGGCAGCCAAGCTGGAGCGCGCGCTGATCAGCTTCATGCTCGACGTGCAGACCCTTGAAAACGGGTACGACGAGGTCATGCCCCCGGTCATCGTCAACCGCGAGAGCCTCATGGGCACGGGGCAGCTGCCCAAGTTCGAGGAAGACCTCTTCCATCTCGAAAACACGAGCTACTATCTCATCCCCACGGCCGAGGTCCCGGTGACCAACATCTACCGCGACACGACCCTGGCCGAATCCGCGCTGCCCATCGCCCACTGCGCGTACACCGCGTGCTTTCGCTCCGAGGCGGGCTCCTACGGCAAGGACACCAAGGGCATGATCCGCCAGCACCAGTTCGACAAGGTCGAGCTGGTTCGCTTCGTCCACCCCGACTCCTCATATAATGAACTGGAAAAACTCCTCGGCCACGCCGAGAGCATCCTGCAAAAGCTCGGGCTGCCCTACCGCGTGGTCACGCTGTGCGCCGGGGATCTGGGCTTCTCTTCGGCCAAGACCTACGACATCGAAGTCTGGCTGCCCGGCCAGGACAAATACCGCGAAATTTCGTCCTGCTCCAACTTCGAGGATTTTCAGGCCCGCCGGGCTGGAATCCGCTTCAAGCCCGCGGACGCCAAGAAGAGCAGACTGGTTCACACCCTGAACGGATCGGGCCTGGCCGTGGGCCGGACCATGGTCGCCATCCTGGAAAACTACCAGCAGGCCGACGGGTCGGTACTCGTGCCTGAAGTCCTGCGCCCTTACATGAACGGGCTGGAAAAAATTGAATTGAAAAAAGACTGA